The Mucilaginibacter sp. PAMB04168 genome contains the following window.
TATCGTCAGTTAAGGTAATAAACCTGTTGGCATAAAACTCTTTAATATCACGTACAATCAGGTTAATTGTATTCTGCTCGTAAAAAATAGGCTTGTTTTGCAGTAGCTGGTCATCTATATAATTTATGCCCGACTGGCTATTGAGTTCTTCGCCATTTAAATAGCATTGCACAACTGATAGTAGCTTGTAAAAATCCTCGTTTGCCGCATAGTCCGGCCATTCAATAAATAATGCCAGTTGATTGATATTGGTAAGGCCAGGTGCGCATTCAATACCTATCCAAAGGCTTTGGCTATCGGTAAAACCACTTCCAACATGTGGCAGCGCCGTATTCTTATGCATATGCTCATCATACTCGTATAAATGATGCCCGCTGCAGGCATATTTTACAGTTGCATTGTACAGGTCCATCTGTCCTACGGGCGAAAAAAAAGCATCTGCCTGCTCGTCCGATGGCTTTCCGTTTTCTTTAACAGCTGGTTGCCTGTAAAAGAAATGGTTGTTAACCGCCAGCGATTCTTTTAGTTCAACGGGTTGTGCTTTTAATACAGCATGAGCCGGCAAGGCCGATGTTAGATAATCTGAAGCTAAAATCCTGGAAATTTTATGAAGTATTCTGTCTTCTAAATTCTTTACGTCGTTAGATATATTAAACAGTTCTGTGCTCAAAGCTTCAATTAAAAGCTTGACCATCGGATCCATATCGTTTACATTATTGGTTCCCCAATAATCCATTGCGTTACGTAGTATACGGGCACGTATGTCTTCTTTAGACGAAAATAGCGTTTGGTTCATGCTTTAGGCTGAAAGGGGACTTAAAAATAGTGCAGTTGAAAACGTGTAATTTTCTCCGGTTTTTTGAATTTTAGCTTTAATGATGATTTCTACTTGTTTTTTTATTTCGCTTACATTGCGTAGAGGGTAAAATTTATTTACTTCTTGTATGCGTACCTCAATATGCACATCGTATATGCGCGTTTCGTATTTGGTAATGGAGCGCATAAGTGATTTCCTGAGCTTCTCTTCCCACATACTTTCACTAACAATCAGTTCGAAATCCAAATCCCAGATTTCACACCCGAAGTCTGGTTGATAACGGTGCTCACCATAGCGGGTAAAAATGATCAGTTCAATGTATTGTGATACCGAGCTGCCAATATCTTGCTTATTTAAATCATACCCTTTAAATAAATTACCCAGCTGAAATGGTTTTTTGTAAAGTGGGATAGCCATATACCCTGTGTTAAGTTTTAAGCAAAATGCTGCAACATTTAAACAAAACTTTTCGGAAATGGTTGTTGGGATGTTGTGAAGATTGAAGGAGTTGACCTGTTTGTACAAATAAAGGTCAAGTAAAGGTGGTTACTGCCTGTTACTGGTAATAACCTACGCGAGGGGTGTTTTCAACAACTTTTTTTACCAGTTTTGATTTTATATTTACATGAAGCCGGTCAACAGTCGTGATTTAAAGCGTGCCTATCTTGCCTTTACAGCTTATTTTTTATTGCTGCTCTTTTTCAGCATTGCATCCGTTTATCTGTTTTTTTTAACCTCCGATCGTGAGGTTGCTCAATTAAATGAACGCGTTAAGCAGTCCGAAAAACTGATCTCAATCCGAAATAATATCAACAACAACTTTGATATTATTATTATGCGGATGGCGCAGTTGTCTCAGTACACTAAAGTAAATTCTGTTGAACTTAACAACGAAAATCTGTTGTTAAACGACATTCAGGAAAGCAACCTGAAAATACAAGCAGCGTTGCAGCAAAATAGCCTGCCTTTAAAAAGCTTTGAGCTTTATAAAAAAATGAGCGACAACATTAGCACAGTTGCTACCATCAAAGATTCGTTGTTTACCACGCGCTTTCAAATTGAAAGTGCCCGTTTACAACTGCAGTCTTGTAACCGAACCAACAATTCGGCTGTTAACAAGCTAAAAAACTTTAGAAGATAAACTATGAAATTCAGCATTAAAGAACGCCGTGAAAAATTCTTGTTTTTTTTAGGGATCTTTCTGTTTACCGCTGCTGTTTTATGTACAGCCTTATTCTATAATCGTGGCAATGCAAGTGATATTTCAAAAAGCGATTTTTCTAAACGATTACAGGAAGAGGACTATTTTGAAGCAGCCGTAACACAAGCATTACCAGCTATCGATACCACTTATGGGCGTATTGTAAAGTTTAATCCGAATGTACAGGCCGTGTTTCTAGAAAACGACATTAAGAATGCTATTACTGCTATCAGGTCGTATTACAACAGCCGCCCTTACGATAACCGTTACAAATGCTTTATATACGCTTCAAAAATTCAGGAAAACTTATTCTATGACAAGCGTGAACTAAAAGGGAACTACAACGACATAGCTCATATTAATAAACTTTTAGACGAATGTAAATTATCGACCAGGCAGCTACAACAAAGCCTGGGCGCGCGTTAACCTAACTTAATACTTTTCACTTATGCAAGACGATTACCGCAATGGCCGCTCGGTTGAAACCAACAGGCAAAACTATCTTTTCCTCTACATTATCGTTTCTGTACTTTTGTTAGCCGGTCTTATTTTCTTATTCAAAAACGCATTGTTTGATGATAAGACGGTTAATGCAAAAATCCTGAAGAACGAGATATATCTGAATGAGGACCTAGTTTATTCGGACAATACCCAGGGCGCCAACAAATGGCTTTGGGAGTTTGGCAATGGCGAA
Protein-coding sequences here:
- a CDS encoding GPW/gp25 family protein; translation: MAIPLYKKPFQLGNLFKGYDLNKQDIGSSVSQYIELIIFTRYGEHRYQPDFGCEIWDLDFELIVSESMWEEKLRKSLMRSITKYETRIYDVHIEVRIQEVNKFYPLRNVSEIKKQVEIIIKAKIQKTGENYTFSTALFLSPLSA
- the tssO gene encoding type VI secretion system TssO, which gives rise to MKFSIKERREKFLFFLGIFLFTAAVLCTALFYNRGNASDISKSDFSKRLQEEDYFEAAVTQALPAIDTTYGRIVKFNPNVQAVFLENDIKNAITAIRSYYNSRPYDNRYKCFIYASKIQENLFYDKRELKGNYNDIAHINKLLDECKLSTRQLQQSLGAR